One window from the genome of Candidatus Nitrosotenuis cloacae encodes:
- a CDS encoding 30S ribosomal protein S3ae yields the protein MARRKGARVKDKWREKKWVTVIAPESFNNAPIAYIPITDEKKAIGRVLEVTLFDILKGDPSQYQYKIYFQISKIDGDKAYSIFKRYEYAKEFLRSLIRRGSSKVSFVMDVKTKDNYIFRIKVIALTHKKLNTSRKHALRLIARDVMGKTVPEMTIDQFVQATCYGKINSDIMAAAKKVIRIRHVGLEKVKLIRTAEAEVALLQA from the coding sequence TTGGCTCGAAGAAAGGGTGCTAGAGTAAAGGACAAGTGGCGTGAGAAAAAATGGGTCACTGTAATTGCTCCAGAGTCATTTAACAATGCACCAATCGCATACATTCCAATCACCGACGAGAAAAAGGCAATAGGCCGAGTGCTAGAGGTCACACTATTCGATATTCTAAAAGGGGATCCGTCCCAGTACCAGTACAAGATTTACTTCCAGATAAGCAAGATAGACGGGGACAAGGCGTATTCCATCTTCAAGAGATACGAGTATGCAAAAGAGTTCCTGCGAAGCCTCATCAGACGGGGATCAAGTAAGGTCAGCTTTGTAATGGACGTAAAGACAAAGGACAACTACATCTTTAGGATCAAGGTTATCGCACTAACCCACAAAAAGCTAAACACATCAAGAAAGCACGCCCTCAGACTGATTGCAAGAGACGTGATGGGCAAGACCGTCCCAGAGATGACAATCGACCAGTTTGTGCAGGCCACATGCTACGGAAAGATAAACTCTGACATCATGGCGGCAGCAAAGAAGGTCATCAGAATAAGACACGTCGGACTTGAAAAGGTAAAGCTCATCAGAACTGCGGAAGCCGAAGTGGCACTACTGCAAGCATAG